In Microbacterium sp. SLBN-146, one genomic interval encodes:
- the glgC gene encoding glucose-1-phosphate adenylyltransferase, with protein sequence MPAAPKVFGIILAGGEGKRLMPLTADRAKPAVPFGGQYRLIDFAISNLINSGLRQIVVLTQYKSHSLDRHISQTWRMSALLDSYVASVPAQQRLGKRWFSGSADAILQSLNLINDEKPDIVIVIGADHVYRMDFRQMLAAHIESGARATVAGIRQPISLANQFGIIDVDPADPSRIRDFLEKPQNPDGLADSPGEVLASMGNYIFDTDALIEAVETDGELPTSNHDMGGDIVPYFVGRGEAGVYDMNRNDVPGSTDRDRYYWRDVGTIESFYDAHLDLISTLPVFNLYNTDWPIHSQAVNSPPAKFVRDAVGRIGNAIDSVVSLGSVLSGTHLERSVVGPWTLAGGGSTITDSVLFDHVMVGAGARIHRAILDKNVVLDDGATVGVDRERDLARGFTVTDTGITVVGKAVHVTR encoded by the coding sequence ATGCCTGCAGCGCCGAAGGTCTTCGGAATCATCCTCGCGGGGGGCGAGGGCAAACGACTCATGCCGCTTACCGCGGACAGAGCCAAACCTGCCGTCCCCTTCGGTGGTCAATACCGTCTCATCGACTTCGCCATCTCCAATCTCATCAACTCCGGTCTCCGACAGATCGTGGTCCTGACGCAGTACAAGTCGCACAGCCTCGACCGTCATATCTCCCAGACATGGCGGATGTCGGCCCTCCTCGACTCGTACGTCGCGTCGGTGCCGGCGCAGCAGCGCCTCGGCAAGCGATGGTTCTCGGGCTCCGCCGACGCCATCTTGCAGAGCCTCAATCTGATCAACGACGAGAAGCCCGACATCGTCATCGTGATCGGCGCCGACCACGTGTATCGCATGGACTTCCGGCAGATGCTCGCGGCTCACATCGAGTCCGGCGCGCGCGCCACGGTCGCCGGCATCCGACAGCCGATCTCGCTCGCGAATCAGTTCGGCATCATCGACGTCGACCCCGCAGACCCGTCGCGGATCCGGGACTTCCTCGAGAAGCCGCAGAACCCGGATGGACTGGCCGACAGCCCCGGTGAGGTCCTCGCATCGATGGGCAACTACATCTTCGACACCGATGCGCTGATCGAGGCCGTCGAGACCGACGGCGAACTTCCCACCTCCAACCACGACATGGGCGGCGACATCGTGCCGTACTTCGTCGGACGTGGAGAAGCCGGCGTCTACGACATGAATCGCAACGACGTGCCGGGTTCGACGGATCGCGACCGCTACTACTGGCGCGACGTCGGCACGATCGAGTCGTTCTACGACGCGCACCTCGATCTCATCTCGACACTGCCCGTGTTCAACCTCTACAACACGGATTGGCCGATCCACTCGCAGGCCGTCAACTCGCCCCCGGCGAAGTTCGTCCGCGACGCGGTGGGCCGCATCGGCAATGCGATCGACTCCGTCGTATCGCTCGGCTCCGTCCTCTCGGGCACGCACCTCGAACGCAGCGTCGTCGGTCCGTGGACGCTCGCCGGCGGAGGATCGACGATCACCGACTCGGTGCTGTTCGACCACGTCATGGTCGGCGCGGGAGCACGGATCCATCGGGCGATCCTCGACAAGAACGTCGTGCTCGACGACGGAGCGACCGTCGGCGTCGATCGCGAACGCGATCTCGCGCGAGGTTTCACCGTCACCGACACCGGGATCACGGTCGTCGGGAAGGCCGTCCACGTCACCCGCTGA
- the serB gene encoding phosphoserine phosphatase SerB: MPRTRFLVVLDADSTLIRNEVIELLADEAGRGAEVAAATEAAMRGDVDFAESLRSRVATLEGVPTDAFARVLDRIEPTPGVQELTAAIHERGGTVAVVSGGFHEILDTVAPALGVDVWRANRLAVADGALTGVVDGPIVDAEGKASALREWATDAGIPLSRTIAIGDGANDLRMMAVAGLGLAFNAKPAVRALADMVIGRVDLREVVPLLP; the protein is encoded by the coding sequence ATGCCCCGCACGCGCTTTCTCGTGGTCCTGGACGCCGACTCGACGCTCATCCGCAACGAGGTCATCGAACTCCTCGCCGACGAAGCGGGACGCGGGGCGGAGGTGGCTGCCGCGACAGAGGCGGCGATGCGCGGCGACGTGGACTTCGCCGAGAGCCTGCGTTCTCGCGTCGCAACGCTGGAGGGCGTGCCGACGGATGCGTTCGCGCGGGTCCTCGACCGCATCGAGCCCACGCCGGGCGTGCAGGAGCTGACGGCTGCGATCCACGAGCGGGGCGGGACGGTCGCGGTCGTCTCGGGCGGGTTCCACGAGATCCTCGACACCGTCGCACCCGCACTCGGCGTGGACGTCTGGCGGGCGAACCGGCTCGCCGTCGCCGACGGGGCGTTGACGGGCGTCGTGGACGGGCCGATCGTCGACGCGGAGGGCAAGGCATCGGCGCTGCGGGAGTGGGCGACGGATGCCGGGATCCCCCTGTCGCGCACGATCGCGATCGGAGACGGGGCGAACGATCTCCGGATGATGGCGGTCGCGGGCCTCGGACTGGCCTTCAACGCCAAGCCCGCCGTGCGCGCTCTCGCCGACATGGTGATCGGACGCGTCGACCTGCGTGAGGTCGTCCCGCTCCTCCCCTAG
- a CDS encoding alpha/beta fold hydrolase: protein MDIILVPGLWLDASSWDAIAPVLEDAGHTVHPLTMPGVGASASESAEIGIADWVDAVVAVIDTRDDPVVLVGHSGGGNVVYAAAGARPDRVVRLILLDTFPPAEGGSISEFPVVGGVIPFPGWEFFDEMDVSDIGEETRARLSPTMSSVPARVPTDPVTLGDVARRRIPTTMITNTVRPSEIAEIIEAAPVWAAELGSLDRLDVVDVRSDDEEPGHWPQFTKPERVSAAILDAVRR, encoded by the coding sequence ATGGACATCATTCTCGTTCCGGGCCTGTGGCTCGACGCCTCTTCGTGGGATGCCATCGCACCGGTCCTCGAAGATGCGGGCCACACCGTCCATCCGTTGACGATGCCGGGCGTGGGCGCATCGGCGTCCGAATCCGCCGAGATCGGAATCGCCGACTGGGTCGACGCCGTCGTCGCCGTCATCGATACCCGTGACGACCCCGTCGTCCTCGTCGGCCATAGCGGGGGCGGCAACGTCGTCTACGCGGCTGCCGGCGCTCGACCCGACCGCGTGGTGCGGCTCATCCTCCTCGACACGTTCCCCCCGGCAGAAGGCGGTTCGATCTCGGAGTTCCCCGTCGTCGGCGGTGTGATCCCGTTCCCCGGGTGGGAGTTCTTCGACGAGATGGATGTGTCGGACATCGGAGAAGAAACGCGCGCACGATTGTCGCCGACGATGTCGTCCGTGCCCGCACGGGTCCCGACCGATCCGGTCACACTGGGCGACGTCGCCCGGCGCCGTATCCCCACGACGATGATCACCAACACGGTGCGCCCGTCCGAGATCGCGGAGATCATCGAAGCCGCCCCCGTCTGGGCCGCCGAGCTGGGATCGCTCGACCGGCTCGACGTCGTCGACGTGCGATCCGACGACGAGGAGCCCGGCCACTGGCCGCAGTTCACGAAGCCCGAACGGGTTTCCGCGGCGATCCTCGACGCCGTCCGACGCTGA
- the fabG gene encoding 3-oxoacyl-ACP reductase FabG produces the protein MPTDRVVLVTGGNRGIGRAIAERFVAEGYRVAVTARSGEGPEGTLTVRADVTDAAAVDAAFSEVEKQLGPIEIVVANAGVTKDTLLLRMTEDDFDSVIATNLGGAFRVVKRASKGMLKARWGRVILISSVVGLYGSAGQINYASSKSGLVGFARSLTRELGGRGITANIVAPGFIETDMTAELPAETQAEYKKNIPAGRFATPGEVAGVVTWLASDDAAYVSGAVIPVDGGLGMGH, from the coding sequence ATGCCCACTGACCGTGTCGTCCTCGTCACCGGAGGAAACCGCGGCATCGGCCGCGCCATCGCCGAGAGATTCGTCGCCGAAGGCTACCGCGTAGCCGTGACGGCTCGTTCGGGGGAGGGACCTGAAGGAACGCTCACGGTGCGCGCCGACGTCACCGACGCCGCCGCCGTCGACGCAGCGTTCTCCGAGGTCGAGAAGCAGCTCGGTCCCATCGAGATCGTCGTCGCGAACGCGGGAGTCACGAAGGATACGCTGCTGCTGCGCATGACGGAAGACGACTTCGACTCGGTAATCGCGACGAACCTCGGCGGCGCTTTCCGTGTCGTCAAGCGCGCGTCGAAGGGCATGCTCAAGGCTCGCTGGGGTCGCGTCATCCTCATCTCATCCGTGGTCGGTCTGTACGGCTCGGCCGGTCAGATCAACTACGCATCCTCCAAGAGCGGCCTCGTCGGATTCGCTCGCTCGCTCACTCGCGAACTCGGTGGACGCGGCATCACGGCGAATATCGTGGCGCCCGGCTTCATCGAGACCGACATGACGGCGGAACTGCCTGCAGAGACCCAGGCCGAGTACAAGAAGAACATCCCCGCCGGTCGCTTCGCGACTCCCGGCGAGGTCGCGGGCGTCGTGACATGGCTGGCATCCGACGATGCGGCGTACGTGTCAGGCGCCGTCATCCCCGTGGATGGCGGACTCGGCATGGGGCACTGA
- a CDS encoding DUF4190 domain-containing protein — protein MSTPDSPSTNEANGATQPSYAPPAGYGYAAPAGPPAPQYAPPPYGVAPGYPYAGAPAYGYPLVKTNVLSVISLVASIVGFFWILPFFGPLTAVITGHIALGQIRRRGEKGRGMALAGVIVGYVGLAVILGIVFLITISVITSSSYR, from the coding sequence GTGAGCACACCGGATTCACCTTCGACGAACGAGGCGAACGGCGCGACGCAACCGTCGTACGCGCCCCCCGCGGGCTACGGGTACGCGGCTCCCGCGGGTCCACCAGCGCCGCAGTACGCGCCCCCGCCCTATGGAGTGGCGCCGGGATACCCCTACGCGGGAGCCCCCGCGTACGGATATCCGCTCGTCAAGACCAACGTCCTCTCGGTGATCTCCCTCGTTGCGAGCATCGTGGGCTTCTTCTGGATCCTGCCGTTCTTCGGACCGCTCACCGCCGTCATCACGGGACACATCGCTCTCGGTCAGATCCGTCGTCGTGGCGAGAAGGGGCGCGGGATGGCACTCGCCGGCGTCATCGTCGGCTATGTGGGCCTGGCGGTCATCCTCGGCATCGTCTTCCTCATCACGATTTCGGTCATCACGTCTTCGTCGTATCGGTGA
- a CDS encoding DUF3099 domain-containing protein, whose protein sequence is MRNSPDRPSATSLPASPHDDAHSRSLRYLLLMGVRILCFILMVVITPYGWYTWVLAAAAVFLPYFAVVLANVGETARRAPVDPEKTLPMIAAPVPESTPRVIRIEERRELDDSGSQ, encoded by the coding sequence GTGAGGAACTCGCCGGATCGCCCGTCGGCGACGTCGCTGCCAGCGTCGCCGCACGACGACGCGCACTCGCGCTCACTGCGCTATCTCCTCCTCATGGGGGTTCGGATTCTGTGCTTCATCCTCATGGTCGTCATCACCCCCTACGGGTGGTACACGTGGGTGCTCGCCGCGGCCGCGGTGTTCCTTCCCTACTTCGCGGTGGTGCTCGCGAACGTCGGCGAGACGGCCCGTCGCGCGCCGGTGGATCCGGAGAAGACGTTGCCCATGATCGCCGCACCGGTACCCGAGTCCACGCCCCGCGTCATCCGCATCGAGGAGCGCCGCGAGCTCGACGACAGCGGCTCGCAGTGA
- a CDS encoding SURF1 family protein translates to MKRSPVAVRWATYTAVAIAFAIACAFLANWQFTRNADRAAQLELVESNYDAPPVALADVIPPGGELSASAEWQPVLLSGEYLNDEQLLVRNRPHGGTAAFEVLVPFRLDDGRVLMVNRGWVPPGREGPEPDAVPAAPSGQVDVLVRVRPGEPLPSSGRTADEGQVPTINLPFIADRLSAETAQELELSAYGIMASEDPAPETRPVALSAPSEDPGPHLSYAIQWILFAIMGFIFIGYIIRTEIMARREEAEEDDTDAAPHPPAPTGRRRDRDAEDEDALLDAAR, encoded by the coding sequence GTGAAGCGCTCACCGGTCGCCGTCCGCTGGGCGACCTACACCGCCGTCGCGATCGCCTTCGCGATCGCCTGCGCCTTCCTCGCGAACTGGCAGTTCACGCGAAACGCGGATCGTGCCGCCCAGCTGGAACTCGTCGAGTCGAACTACGACGCTCCCCCGGTCGCCCTGGCCGATGTCATCCCGCCCGGAGGCGAACTTTCGGCATCCGCGGAGTGGCAGCCCGTGCTTCTGAGCGGTGAGTACCTGAACGACGAACAGCTGCTCGTACGTAATCGTCCGCATGGCGGCACAGCCGCCTTCGAGGTGCTCGTGCCCTTCCGTCTAGACGACGGACGGGTCCTGATGGTCAATCGTGGATGGGTGCCGCCGGGCAGGGAAGGACCGGAACCCGATGCGGTTCCGGCCGCGCCGTCGGGGCAGGTCGACGTCCTCGTCCGCGTCCGGCCCGGGGAGCCGCTCCCGTCGTCCGGTCGCACCGCCGACGAGGGTCAGGTGCCGACGATCAACCTACCCTTCATCGCCGATCGCCTTTCTGCGGAAACCGCACAGGAACTCGAGCTCAGCGCCTACGGGATCATGGCGTCGGAAGATCCCGCCCCCGAGACGCGGCCCGTCGCCTTGAGCGCGCCATCCGAAGACCCCGGGCCTCACCTGTCGTACGCGATCCAGTGGATCCTCTTCGCGATCATGGGCTTCATCTTCATCGGCTACATCATCCGCACCGAGATCATGGCCCGTCGAGAAGAGGCCGAAGAAGACGACACGGATGCCGCGCCGCACCCTCCCGCGCCGACGGGCCGCCGCCGCGATCGAGACGCGGAAGACGAGGATGCGCTCCTCGACGCCGCGCGCTGA
- a CDS encoding ABC-F family ATP-binding cassette domain-containing protein has translation MLAVHDLEIRVGARVLMSDVSFRVSPGDKIGLVGRNGAGKTTLTKVLAGDLIAADGKVERSGELGYLPQDPRSGDPEMLARTRILDARGLGTLALGMYDASLAMGDDDPEAAARAMRKYANLTERFEALGGYAAEAEAASIAHNLSLPDRILDQPLKTLSGGQRRRIELARILFSDAQTMILDEPTNHLDADSVVWLREFLKGYKGGLIVISHDVELVGETVNRVFYLDANRQVIDVYNMNWKNYLRQRVADEERRKKERAGAEKKATALQQQAARFGAKASKAAAAHQMVARAEKLLAGLDDVRQEDRVAKLRFPKPAPCGKTPLMASGLSKSYGSLEIFTDVDLAIDRGSKVVILGLNGAGKTTLLRILAGVDKADTGVIEPGHGLKVGYYAQEHENLDVGRSVLENMMSAAPDITATEARKVLGSFLFTGDDVLKPAGVLSGGEKTRLSLATLVVSSANMLLLDEPTNNLDPASREEILGALAHYEGAVVLVSHDEGAVEALNPERVLILPDGVEDIWGRDYADLISLA, from the coding sequence GTGCTTGCCGTGCACGACCTCGAGATCCGCGTCGGAGCCCGCGTCCTCATGTCCGACGTGTCGTTCCGCGTGTCGCCGGGCGACAAGATCGGACTCGTCGGTCGCAACGGAGCCGGCAAGACGACGCTGACAAAAGTCCTCGCGGGTGATCTCATCGCCGCCGACGGGAAGGTGGAGAGGTCCGGCGAACTCGGCTACCTCCCGCAGGATCCGAGGTCGGGCGATCCCGAGATGCTGGCCCGTACGCGCATCCTAGATGCTCGCGGTCTCGGCACCCTCGCCCTGGGGATGTACGACGCGTCGCTCGCGATGGGCGACGACGATCCCGAGGCCGCGGCGCGAGCCATGCGGAAGTACGCGAACCTCACGGAGCGCTTCGAAGCGCTCGGCGGATATGCCGCGGAGGCCGAGGCCGCCTCGATCGCTCACAACCTGTCCCTGCCCGATCGCATCCTCGATCAGCCCCTCAAGACACTCTCGGGCGGTCAGCGTCGCAGGATCGAGCTTGCGCGCATCCTGTTCTCCGACGCCCAGACGATGATCCTCGACGAGCCGACCAACCACCTCGACGCCGACAGCGTCGTGTGGCTGCGCGAGTTCCTCAAGGGCTACAAGGGCGGCCTCATCGTCATCTCGCACGACGTCGAGCTCGTGGGCGAGACCGTCAACCGCGTGTTCTACCTCGACGCCAATCGCCAGGTGATCGACGTCTACAACATGAACTGGAAGAACTACCTCCGTCAGCGGGTCGCCGACGAAGAACGCCGCAAGAAGGAACGTGCCGGCGCGGAGAAGAAGGCGACGGCGCTTCAGCAGCAGGCAGCCCGATTCGGAGCAAAGGCGTCGAAGGCTGCTGCCGCTCATCAGATGGTGGCCCGCGCCGAGAAGCTGCTGGCGGGGCTCGACGATGTACGCCAGGAGGACCGGGTCGCAAAGCTGCGGTTCCCCAAGCCCGCGCCGTGTGGAAAGACGCCGCTCATGGCGAGCGGGCTGTCGAAGTCCTACGGATCGCTGGAGATCTTCACGGATGTCGATCTGGCGATCGATCGCGGTTCGAAAGTCGTCATCCTCGGTCTCAACGGTGCAGGCAAAACGACGCTGCTGCGCATCCTCGCGGGGGTCGACAAGGCGGATACGGGTGTCATCGAGCCCGGGCACGGACTCAAGGTGGGCTACTACGCCCAGGAGCATGAGAACCTCGATGTCGGTCGCTCCGTGCTGGAGAACATGATGTCGGCGGCCCCCGATATCACCGCGACGGAAGCCCGGAAGGTGCTCGGGTCCTTCCTCTTCACAGGCGACGACGTGCTCAAGCCCGCAGGCGTGCTCTCGGGCGGGGAGAAGACGCGCCTTTCGCTCGCGACCCTCGTCGTGTCGTCGGCGAACATGCTGCTGCTCGACGAGCCCACGAACAACCTCGATCCCGCCTCGCGGGAGGAGATCCTCGGAGCCCTCGCGCACTACGAGGGCGCGGTCGTCTTGGTTTCGCACGACGAAGGCGCCGTAGAGGCGCTCAATCCCGAGCGGGTCCTCATCCTGCCCGACGGCGTCGAGGACATCTGGGGCCGAGACTACGCCGACCTGATCTCGCTCGCGTAG
- a CDS encoding biotin transporter BioY, with product MSLVAAPPRRVLADVFTRSGSRGRTFAVDAALVVTGAALVAVLAQVEIPLQPVPITGQTLGVILVGAALGPWRGAAALTTYLLAGLAGLPVFAGFTGTIAAVMKPSFGFVIGFIFAAFVAGWFARKAWDRKPVLAFVGFAAASVVPFVFGVPYMAFILNVVLGGEFTFVQILEFGVFPFIVGGVVKAAVAAALIPAAWALVRKVDARSKD from the coding sequence ATGTCGCTTGTCGCCGCACCTCCCCGCCGTGTCCTGGCAGATGTGTTCACACGTTCGGGGTCGAGGGGACGCACCTTCGCCGTCGACGCGGCACTCGTCGTCACAGGCGCCGCTCTGGTGGCGGTTCTGGCGCAGGTGGAGATCCCGCTCCAGCCGGTGCCGATCACGGGCCAGACGCTCGGCGTCATCCTCGTCGGCGCAGCTCTCGGTCCGTGGAGGGGTGCCGCGGCGCTCACGACGTACCTTCTCGCCGGTCTCGCAGGACTCCCCGTCTTCGCCGGCTTCACCGGCACCATCGCCGCCGTCATGAAGCCGAGCTTCGGCTTCGTCATCGGATTCATCTTCGCGGCATTCGTCGCGGGCTGGTTCGCGCGCAAGGCGTGGGACCGCAAGCCGGTGCTCGCGTTCGTCGGATTCGCCGCCGCGAGCGTCGTGCCCTTCGTCTTCGGCGTGCCCTACATGGCCTTCATCCTCAACGTCGTGCTCGGCGGCGAGTTCACCTTCGTCCAGATCCTGGAATTCGGCGTCTTCCCCTTCATCGTCGGCGGTGTCGTGAAGGCGGCCGTCGCTGCCGCACTCATCCCCGCGGCGTGGGCTCTCGTCCGCAAGGTCGACGCGCGCTCGAAGGACTGA
- a CDS encoding ABC transporter substrate-binding protein, with amino-acid sequence MTRSPRFAALGALAIVGALALTGCAGSAGDTSPTEDAPAADGFPVTFEHMYGETTIETKPERIATWGWGATDAVLALGIVPVAIASMDYGGGDNRITPWVEDAIEELGGEEPVILDSATYELKVEELLAADAEVLIAPYSGLTQEEYDEVTGAGIAVIAPEEALWATPWRDVITETGRALGLESESEQLLSDLDAQVADAAAEHPEFAGTTIAYPSDDVDTFYLYLPADPRVEILEDLGFVTPESVTALDNGESSFYTTVSSENLDQIDAQVIFTQVENDAALETFLTSDRTKLVPAIAAGAVAAIVGEENVAAISPTALTLPWILPEMVEKLAAATAVAQG; translated from the coding sequence ATGACACGTTCCCCCCGCTTCGCCGCACTCGGCGCTCTGGCCATCGTGGGCGCCCTCGCCCTCACGGGATGCGCGGGTTCCGCCGGCGACACGTCGCCGACGGAGGATGCGCCCGCTGCCGATGGCTTCCCCGTGACCTTCGAGCACATGTACGGCGAGACGACGATCGAGACCAAGCCCGAGCGGATCGCGACGTGGGGCTGGGGTGCCACGGATGCCGTCCTCGCCCTCGGCATCGTGCCCGTTGCGATCGCGTCGATGGATTATGGCGGAGGTGACAACCGCATCACTCCGTGGGTCGAGGACGCGATCGAGGAACTCGGCGGTGAGGAGCCTGTCATCCTCGACAGCGCGACCTACGAGCTCAAGGTCGAAGAGCTTCTGGCCGCTGACGCCGAGGTCCTCATCGCGCCGTACTCGGGGTTGACGCAGGAGGAGTACGACGAAGTGACCGGCGCCGGTATCGCCGTCATCGCGCCCGAAGAGGCTCTTTGGGCGACGCCGTGGCGCGACGTCATCACGGAGACGGGCCGCGCCCTCGGTCTCGAGAGCGAATCCGAGCAGCTCCTCAGCGATCTCGACGCGCAGGTCGCCGATGCGGCAGCCGAGCACCCCGAGTTCGCGGGCACGACGATCGCCTACCCGTCGGACGACGTCGACACCTTCTACCTCTACCTTCCCGCCGACCCGCGCGTCGAGATCCTCGAGGACCTCGGCTTCGTCACGCCCGAGTCGGTCACGGCGCTCGACAACGGTGAGTCGAGCTTCTACACGACGGTGAGCTCGGAGAACCTCGATCAGATCGATGCCCAAGTGATCTTCACTCAGGTCGAGAACGACGCAGCGCTCGAGACGTTCCTCACCTCGGACCGGACGAAGCTCGTTCCGGCGATCGCCGCGGGCGCCGTCGCGGCGATCGTCGGCGAGGAGAACGTCGCAGCGATCTCGCCGACGGCGCTGACGCTGCCGTGGATCCTGCCGGAGATGGTGGAGAAGCTCGCCGCGGCGACCGCGGTCGCGCAGGGCTGA
- a CDS encoding ABC transporter ATP-binding protein yields MSSAPRLAARGLSAGYPGRRVIEGLDLEFAPGRITMIIGANACGKSTLLSALARVTSPLAGRIELDGEDVSTIPRRQFARSVGLLPQHPLAPDGLTVGELVSRGRYPHRGLFQRWSALDTSRVDDAMRKTGVLGLADRPLGDLSGGQRQRVWIAMALAQEPQILLLDEPTTFLDLSHQIEVLDLLRDLNRTDGTTIVVVLHELNLAARYADDLIVMNHGAIVAHGAPGDVLTSAVVAEAFDLDALVIPDPLTSTPLVIPVPGGAHAAPDTE; encoded by the coding sequence ATCTCCTCCGCCCCCCGATTGGCGGCGCGCGGACTCTCGGCGGGCTACCCCGGCCGCCGAGTCATCGAGGGACTCGACCTCGAATTCGCGCCCGGCCGCATCACGATGATCATCGGTGCGAACGCGTGCGGGAAGTCCACCCTCCTGAGCGCCCTGGCACGGGTCACCAGCCCGCTTGCGGGCCGCATCGAGCTGGACGGCGAGGATGTCTCGACGATTCCACGGCGGCAGTTCGCCCGCAGTGTCGGCCTTCTCCCGCAGCATCCTCTCGCTCCCGACGGCCTGACCGTCGGCGAACTCGTCTCGCGCGGCCGCTACCCCCACCGTGGGCTCTTCCAGCGGTGGAGCGCACTGGATACCAGTCGCGTCGACGATGCGATGCGCAAGACGGGAGTTCTCGGCCTCGCTGACCGTCCGCTCGGCGACCTCTCCGGAGGGCAGCGTCAGCGCGTCTGGATCGCCATGGCGCTGGCGCAGGAACCCCAGATCCTCCTTCTCGACGAGCCCACGACGTTCCTCGATCTGAGTCACCAGATCGAGGTGCTCGACCTCTTGCGCGACCTCAACCGCACCGACGGCACCACGATCGTCGTCGTGCTCCACGAGCTGAATCTCGCCGCGCGGTACGCGGACGATCTCATCGTCATGAACCACGGAGCCATCGTCGCCCACGGCGCTCCCGGCGATGTGCTCACGAGTGCCGTCGTCGCGGAGGCCTTCGACCTCGATGCCCTCGTGATCCCCGACCCACTGACCTCCACACCCCTGGTCATTCCTGTTCCGGGCGGCGCCCACGCCGCCCCGGACACCGAATGA
- a CDS encoding iron chelate uptake ABC transporter family permease subunit, with product MSPSILDIRVRLRRRRLLVGSVLAVVVITIATVSLSVGDFEIAPADLWATLWGAGDRAQSYVVFQVRAPRLAMALVVGACLGVAGALLQSLLRNPLASPDLLGISGGAGAAAVFAILVFGVGGPLLALAAFLGGLAVAAFLLFAGNRAGDGGYRLILAGVGVAFLCAAITSFLMIRAKVELAQSALIWLTGSLASTPWWNVLIVLVAAVLALPGVIAARRWLPVTQMGPQTAASLGVRPSTVRMTAVVTAVVLTAVTCAFVGPISFIALCAPAIARPLLGHGAVAVGTSAAVGATLLMSADLVAQYAIPGVSVPVGVVTGALGAVFLLWFLATSKGRQL from the coding sequence GTGAGTCCGTCGATTCTCGACATCCGCGTCCGGCTGCGCCGCCGCCGTCTTCTCGTCGGATCCGTTCTCGCGGTCGTGGTGATCACGATCGCGACCGTGTCGCTCTCGGTCGGTGACTTCGAGATCGCCCCGGCCGATCTGTGGGCGACCCTCTGGGGCGCGGGGGACCGCGCTCAGAGCTACGTCGTCTTTCAGGTACGCGCCCCGCGGCTCGCCATGGCGCTCGTCGTCGGGGCATGCCTCGGTGTCGCGGGTGCGCTTCTGCAGTCGCTCCTCCGGAACCCGCTCGCGAGTCCCGACCTCCTCGGGATCAGCGGGGGAGCGGGCGCCGCAGCCGTCTTCGCGATTCTCGTGTTCGGCGTCGGGGGCCCGCTCCTCGCTCTCGCCGCGTTCCTCGGCGGCCTTGCGGTGGCCGCTTTCCTCCTCTTCGCAGGCAATCGTGCCGGTGACGGAGGGTATCGCCTGATCCTCGCGGGAGTCGGCGTGGCATTCCTCTGCGCGGCGATCACGAGCTTCCTCATGATCCGCGCGAAGGTCGAACTCGCCCAGTCTGCGCTCATCTGGCTCACCGGGAGCCTCGCCTCCACGCCATGGTGGAACGTCCTCATCGTCCTCGTCGCGGCAGTCCTCGCACTGCCGGGCGTCATCGCGGCACGACGCTGGCTTCCCGTCACACAGATGGGTCCTCAGACCGCCGCATCGCTCGGCGTGCGTCCGTCGACCGTGCGGATGACGGCGGTCGTGACCGCTGTCGTGCTCACCGCCGTCACGTGCGCCTTCGTCGGGCCGATCTCGTTCATCGCGCTCTGCGCTCCGGCGATCGCGCGCCCGCTCCTCGGTCACGGCGCGGTCGCCGTCGGCACGAGTGCGGCCGTCGGAGCGACCCTCCTGATGAGCGCCGACCTCGTTGCGCAGTACGCGATCCCCGGTGTCTCGGTGCCGGTCGGCGTCGTCACGGGCGCGCTCGGCGCCGTGTTCCTCCTGTGGTTCCTCGCGACGTCGAAAGGACGACAGCTGTGA